A DNA window from Myripristis murdjan chromosome 19, fMyrMur1.1, whole genome shotgun sequence contains the following coding sequences:
- the LOC115378266 gene encoding microfibril-associated glycoprotein 4-like, translating to MQLPSLLLLALAPVLIRCQLILPVDCNDIYHDDNSQPSGVYTIYPIGATSAVQVYCDMTSVGGGWTVIQRRMDGSVNFYRPWAEYKLGFGVAAGEYWLGLENIFHLTLRRSYELLVDMEDFDGNKVSARYSSFSIDPESYGYKLQVSGFTDGGAGDSLTYHSGSKFSTMDKDQDAHSSNCARLLLGPFWHNSCNYANPNGVYRRGADNTPSRVGIEWYHWKGYEYSLKSISMKIRPVK from the exons ATGCAG CTGCCCTCGCTCCTGCTCCTGGCCCTGGCTCCAGTCCTGATCCGCTGCCAGCTGATCCTGCCTGTGGACTGTAATGACATCTATCACGATGACAACAGCCAACCCAGCGGAGTGTACACCATCTATCCCATCGGGGCCACCTCTGCGGTCCAG gTGTACTGTGACATGACTTCAGTAGGAGGCGGCTGGACG GTGATCCAGAGGAGGATGGACGGCTCGGTGAACTTCTACAGGCCCTGGGCCGAGTACAAGTTGGGCTTTGGTGTCGCTGCTGGAGAGTACTGGCTCG GTCTTGAGAACATCTTCCACCTGACACTGAGGCGAAGCTACGAGCTGCTGGTCGACATGGAGGACTTCGATGGAAACAAAGTGTCTGCCCGCTACTCCTCGTTCTCCATTGATCCAGAGAGCTACGGATACAAACTGCAAGTGTCTGGTTTCACTGATGGAGGAGCAG GAGACTCTCTGACTTATCACAGCGGATCTAAGTTTTCCACTATGGACAAAGACCAGGATGCCCATAGTAGCAACTGTGCTCGACTTCTCCTGGGGCCTTTCTGGCACAACAGTTGTAACTATGCAAACCCCAACGGTGTGTATCGACGGGGGGCTGATAATACCCCCAGCCGTGTCGGAATTGAGTGGTACCATTGGAAGGGCTATGAGTACTCCCTGAAGTCCATCAGCATGAAGATCCGTCCTGTGAAGTAG